Proteins from a genomic interval of Nocardioidaceae bacterium:
- the nuoL gene encoding NADH-quinone oxidoreductase subunit L: MIPLAEGGAPPVLEPVAGTGVLGLLWLIILLPLAGAVVLLVGGRRTDAFGHLLGTATTAGSFVLGLLAFLGLQGLEEGERTVSQTVFTWFATGDWTVQLSLLLDPLSVLFVLLITGVGSLIHLYSIGYMEHDVRRRRFFGYLNLFVAAMLMLVMAGDYLGVFLGWEGVGLASYLLIGFWQHKTSAAVAAKKAFVVNRVGDMGLVLAVGLLFATFGTTSFAEISAMAGEASQGVMTAVGLLLLLAACGKSAQVPLQSWLLDAMEGPTPVSALIHAATMVTAGVYLVVRSNFIFEYTPSAQTVVVVVGCVTLLWGAVIGCAKDDIKKVLAGSTMSQIGYMMLAAGLGVVGYAYAIFHLITHGFFKAQMFLGAGSVMHAMDDDVDMRHYGALRKAMPITFVTFAAGYLAIIGFPGFSGFWSKDKIIEAAFEVSYVAGAAALIGAGVTAFYMTRLMIMTFGGKKRWDEKVHPHESPLTMTIPLIVLGVAAAIGGLLILGDWISEWLAPVVGEHGEAELFVPIWVLTTIVTVTVAIGIAVAWMLFGRKEIPREQPQDVSELTRAARADLYGDLVNEEIFMRPGQALVGGLATFDEKVVDGAVEGGSLGMGGLSDAARRLQNGFVRSYAAGLLGGALVLVLAIALVTVA, encoded by the coding sequence TTGATTCCCCTGGCCGAGGGCGGTGCCCCTCCGGTCCTCGAGCCCGTCGCGGGCACGGGTGTGCTCGGCCTCCTGTGGCTGATCATTCTCCTGCCCCTGGCAGGCGCCGTCGTGCTGCTGGTGGGCGGTCGGCGCACCGACGCCTTCGGTCACCTGCTCGGCACCGCGACCACGGCCGGCTCGTTCGTGCTCGGCCTCCTCGCCTTCCTCGGCCTCCAGGGCCTCGAGGAGGGGGAGCGCACGGTCAGCCAGACCGTCTTCACCTGGTTCGCCACCGGCGACTGGACCGTGCAGCTGAGCCTGCTGCTCGACCCGCTCTCGGTGCTCTTCGTGCTCCTGATCACCGGCGTCGGCTCGCTGATCCACCTGTACTCGATCGGCTACATGGAGCACGACGTACGCCGCCGCCGCTTCTTCGGGTACCTCAACCTCTTCGTCGCCGCGATGCTGATGCTGGTCATGGCAGGCGACTACCTCGGCGTCTTCCTCGGCTGGGAGGGCGTGGGTCTCGCCTCCTACCTGCTCATCGGGTTCTGGCAGCACAAGACCTCCGCGGCGGTGGCGGCCAAGAAGGCGTTCGTGGTCAACCGTGTCGGCGACATGGGTCTCGTGCTGGCCGTCGGCCTGCTCTTCGCCACCTTCGGCACGACCTCCTTCGCCGAGATCTCCGCGATGGCCGGCGAGGCGTCCCAGGGCGTGATGACGGCGGTCGGGCTGCTGCTGCTGCTCGCGGCCTGCGGCAAGTCCGCCCAGGTGCCGCTGCAGTCGTGGCTGCTGGACGCGATGGAAGGACCGACCCCGGTCTCGGCCCTCATCCACGCCGCGACCATGGTCACTGCCGGGGTCTACCTGGTCGTCCGCTCGAACTTCATCTTCGAGTACACCCCCTCGGCGCAGACGGTCGTGGTCGTCGTCGGCTGCGTGACGCTGCTGTGGGGTGCGGTGATCGGTTGCGCCAAGGACGACATCAAGAAGGTGCTCGCCGGCTCGACGATGAGCCAGATCGGCTACATGATGCTGGCCGCCGGTCTCGGCGTGGTCGGGTACGCGTACGCGATCTTCCACCTCATCACCCACGGCTTCTTCAAGGCGCAGATGTTCCTCGGCGCCGGTTCGGTGATGCACGCGATGGACGACGACGTCGACATGCGCCACTACGGTGCGCTGCGCAAGGCCATGCCGATCACGTTCGTCACGTTCGCGGCGGGCTACCTCGCCATCATCGGCTTCCCGGGCTTCTCGGGCTTCTGGTCCAAGGACAAGATCATCGAGGCCGCGTTCGAGGTCAGCTACGTGGCGGGCGCCGCCGCGCTGATCGGCGCCGGCGTCACGGCGTTCTACATGACGCGGCTGATGATCATGACCTTCGGCGGCAAGAAGCGCTGGGACGAGAAGGTCCACCCGCACGAGTCGCCGCTGACGATGACCATCCCGCTGATCGTGCTCGGTGTCGCCGCCGCCATCGGCGGTCTGCTGATCCTCGGGGACTGGATCTCCGAGTGGCTGGCGCCGGTCGTCGGCGAGCACGGCGAGGCCGAGCTGTTCGTGCCGATCTGGGTGCTGACGACCATCGTCACGGTGACCGTCGCGATCGGCATCGCGGTGGCCTGGATGCTGTTCGGGCGCAAGGAGATCCCCCGCGAGCAGCCGCAGGACGTCTCCGAGCTCACCCGCGCGGCGCGGGCCGACCTCTACGGCGACCTGGTCAACGAGGAGATCTTCATGCGGCCCGGTCAGGCGCTGGTCGGTGGCCTCGCCACCTTCGACGAGAAGGTCGTCGACGGGGCGGTCGAGGGTGGGTCGCTCGGCATGGGCGGCCTCTCCGATGCGGCCCGGCGCCTGCAGAACGGCTTCGTACGCTCCTACGCCGCGGGTCTGCTCGGCGGCGCGCTGGTGCTGGTGCTGGCCATCGCCCTGGTGACCGTCGCATGA
- the nuoE gene encoding NADH-quinone oxidoreductase subunit NuoE, translating into MSLSETTVAELREIAARYPQARSGLLPMLHLVQSVEGQVTAEGIAVCAEILDITPAEASGVATFYTMYKRHQVGDYLVGVCTNTLCAVMGGDEIFERLKDHLDVGNDETSEDGRITLEHVECNAACDYAPVMTVNWEFMDNMTPDTAVDLVEDLRAGKEVASTRGARLCTWKQAERVLAGFPDGRADEGPAAGAPSLLGLRIATERGWTAPDGDYPGSLPEGHASNAVATEDAQQASADSYADRSYAETQIQESDVEVDTDTEKGGNP; encoded by the coding sequence ATGAGCCTGAGCGAGACGACCGTCGCGGAGCTGCGCGAGATCGCGGCACGCTACCCCCAGGCCCGGTCGGGCCTGCTGCCGATGCTGCACCTCGTGCAGTCGGTCGAGGGCCAGGTCACCGCCGAGGGCATCGCGGTGTGCGCGGAGATCCTCGACATCACGCCGGCCGAGGCAAGCGGCGTCGCGACCTTCTACACGATGTACAAGCGGCACCAGGTCGGCGACTACCTCGTCGGGGTCTGCACCAACACCCTGTGCGCGGTGATGGGTGGCGACGAGATCTTCGAGCGGCTCAAGGACCACCTCGACGTCGGCAACGACGAGACCAGCGAGGACGGCAGGATCACCCTCGAGCACGTCGAGTGCAACGCAGCCTGCGACTACGCCCCGGTCATGACCGTGAACTGGGAGTTCATGGACAACATGACGCCCGACACGGCGGTCGACCTCGTCGAGGACCTGCGGGCCGGCAAGGAGGTCGCCTCGACCAGGGGCGCCCGCCTGTGCACCTGGAAGCAGGCCGAGCGCGTGCTCGCCGGCTTCCCCGACGGTCGCGCCGACGAGGGTCCCGCGGCGGGCGCACCGTCGCTGCTGGGTCTGCGCATCGCGACCGAGCGCGGCTGGACCGCACCCGACGGGGACTACCCCGGATCGCTTCCCGAGGGCCACGCGAGCAACGCCGTGGCCACCGAGGACGCCCAGCAGGCGTCCGCGGACAGCTACGCCGACCGTTCGTACGCCGAGACCCAGATCCAGGAGTCCGACGTCGAGGTCGACACCGACACGGAGAAGGGCGGCAACCCGTGA
- the nuoH gene encoding NADH-quinone oxidoreductase subunit NuoH, whose product MTGLDAFGQDPVWVIALKCLAAFVLLVLLTLFNIWFERRVVARMQHRIGPNMHGPAGLLQSLADGVKLALKEDIIPKGADKIVYLLAPTIAATTAFLSIAVIPLGPEVRVPFTDILTPLQVTDMPVAVLFILAVASIEIYGIVLAGWSSGSTYSLLGGLRSSAQMISYEIAMSLSLIAVFIYAGSMSTSDIVAAQEGRWFAFVLIPSFVIFVIAMVGETNRAPFDLPEAEGELVGGFHTEYSSLKFALFFLAEYINMVTVSALAATLFLGGWMAPWPISQLWEGSNQGYVPVIWFLGKVMFFMFIFIWLRGTLPRLRYDQFMEFGWKRLIPFALGWTAVVAALRLTVTDGANEDVNRWLLGGFGALVAVVLGYLFLSGTSTIAEEGPHGEPIDTEFDRFAGGYPVPPMDSARQHWTGEAPSERSGRTGTIPPGPKGSRKASKETV is encoded by the coding sequence GTGACCGGTCTCGACGCCTTCGGGCAGGACCCCGTGTGGGTCATCGCGCTGAAGTGCCTCGCCGCGTTCGTGCTGCTGGTGCTGCTGACGCTGTTCAACATCTGGTTCGAGCGACGCGTGGTCGCCCGCATGCAGCACCGCATCGGCCCCAACATGCACGGTCCGGCCGGTCTGCTGCAGAGCCTGGCGGACGGGGTGAAGCTCGCCCTGAAGGAAGACATCATCCCCAAGGGCGCGGACAAGATCGTCTACCTGCTGGCACCGACCATCGCCGCCACGACCGCGTTCCTCAGCATCGCGGTGATCCCGCTCGGCCCCGAGGTGCGGGTCCCGTTCACCGACATCCTCACCCCGCTGCAGGTCACCGACATGCCGGTGGCGGTGCTGTTCATCCTCGCCGTCGCCTCCATCGAGATCTACGGCATCGTGCTGGCCGGGTGGAGCTCGGGCTCGACGTACTCCCTGCTGGGCGGGCTGCGGTCCTCGGCGCAGATGATCTCCTACGAGATCGCGATGAGCCTGAGCCTGATCGCCGTCTTCATCTACGCCGGGTCGATGTCGACCTCCGACATCGTCGCAGCCCAGGAAGGACGCTGGTTCGCCTTCGTGCTGATCCCCTCCTTCGTGATCTTCGTGATCGCGATGGTGGGGGAGACCAACCGCGCCCCCTTCGACCTGCCGGAGGCAGAGGGCGAGCTCGTCGGTGGCTTCCACACCGAGTACAGCTCGCTGAAGTTCGCGCTGTTCTTCCTCGCCGAGTACATCAACATGGTCACCGTCTCCGCGCTCGCCGCGACGCTCTTCCTCGGCGGCTGGATGGCCCCCTGGCCGATCAGCCAGCTGTGGGAGGGGTCCAACCAGGGCTACGTGCCGGTGATCTGGTTCCTCGGCAAGGTCATGTTCTTCATGTTCATCTTCATCTGGCTGCGCGGCACCCTGCCGCGGCTGCGCTACGACCAGTTCATGGAGTTCGGCTGGAAGCGCCTGATCCCGTTCGCGCTGGGGTGGACCGCCGTGGTCGCCGCGCTGCGTCTCACCGTCACCGACGGGGCGAACGAGGACGTGAACCGCTGGCTGCTCGGCGGCTTCGGCGCGCTGGTCGCGGTCGTCCTCGGCTACCTGTTCCTCTCCGGCACCTCCACGATCGCCGAGGAGGGACCGCACGGCGAGCCGATCGACACGGAATTCGACCGCTTCGCAGGCGGCTACCCCGTGCCGCCGATGGACTCCGCCCGCCAGCACTGGACCGGTGAGGCACCGAGCGAGCGCTCGGGTCGTACCGGCACCATCCCCCCCGGCCCCAAGGGAAGCCGCAAGGCTTCGAAGGAGACCGTCTGA
- a CDS encoding NADH-quinone oxidoreductase subunit G, whose amino-acid sequence MTVTNDRTGKAVEAENLVTLTIDGIEVSVPKGTLVIRAAEQVGVEIPRFCDHPLLEPVGACRQCLVEVATPGRDGELQTMQGPPGRMKPQASCTIAATEGMVVNTHLSSEGAKKAQEGVLEFLLVNHPLDCPVCDKGGECPLQNQSLSHGTGESRFHENNGTKRTFPKPINISAQVLLDRERCVLCARCTRFSEQIAGDPFIALVERGALQQVGIYEQQPFESYWSGNTIQICPVGALTSADYRFRSRPFDLVSTPSVGEHDACGAALRTDHRRFKVMRRLSGLDADVNEEWCSDKDRFAFRYAMGEDRLTRPMVRDTDTGELRVASWAEAFHVAAKGLERAGAVGLLPGGRLTAEDALAWSAFARIGLGTNDIDFRARPHSAEETEFLGSVVVGRRDVDYAALEGARTVVLAGLEPEDEAGLIFLRLRKAAKKGTSVWSISSHTTRGMEKASTRLIPTRPGDEAQVLATLDTAEQHDQVVLDEGAVILVGERLAGVPGALSAAAALAERTGARLAWVPRRAGDRGALEAGCLPTLLPGGRPVGDVQARVDAAAAWGVDTLPETPGRDGEAILAALREGVLKGLVIGGVDPVDLADPAGARAAIDAAEFVVSLELRASEVTERADVVLPVAPVAEKAGTFVTWEGRTRPFDAVMAKPSAMPDTRVLAGISEEMGRSIGFRTTDQARTRLLDFTDWDGDRLPAPRHEPGTAPRETVVLASWKQMIDDGRMQDGEEHLRATARRPVAVVSAATAKAHGLAEGDPVTITSDRGAVTLPVLLAPEAADDMVWAPAHSGGTAVHSTVGPAGTPVRLERSTS is encoded by the coding sequence ATGACGGTGACCAACGACCGCACAGGCAAGGCCGTCGAGGCCGAGAACCTGGTCACGCTGACCATCGACGGCATCGAGGTGAGCGTGCCGAAGGGCACGCTGGTCATCCGTGCCGCCGAGCAGGTCGGGGTCGAGATCCCGCGTTTCTGCGACCACCCGCTGCTCGAGCCGGTCGGCGCCTGCCGCCAGTGCCTGGTCGAGGTGGCGACACCGGGTCGGGACGGCGAGCTGCAGACGATGCAGGGTCCCCCCGGGCGCATGAAGCCGCAGGCGTCCTGCACGATCGCGGCGACCGAGGGCATGGTCGTCAACACCCACCTCTCCTCCGAGGGCGCGAAGAAGGCCCAGGAGGGCGTGCTCGAGTTCCTGCTGGTCAACCACCCGCTGGACTGCCCCGTGTGCGACAAGGGCGGCGAGTGCCCCCTGCAGAACCAGTCGCTGTCGCACGGCACCGGCGAGTCGCGCTTCCACGAGAACAACGGCACCAAGCGCACCTTCCCCAAGCCGATCAACATCTCCGCCCAGGTGCTGCTCGACCGCGAGCGCTGCGTGCTCTGCGCGCGCTGCACCCGCTTCTCCGAGCAGATCGCCGGTGACCCCTTCATCGCGCTGGTCGAGCGCGGTGCGCTGCAGCAGGTCGGCATCTACGAGCAGCAGCCCTTCGAGAGCTATTGGTCGGGCAACACGATCCAGATCTGCCCGGTCGGCGCGCTGACCAGCGCCGACTACCGTTTCCGGTCGCGCCCCTTCGACCTGGTCTCGACCCCCTCGGTCGGTGAGCACGACGCCTGTGGCGCTGCGCTGCGCACTGACCACCGCCGCTTCAAGGTGATGCGCCGCCTCTCCGGTCTCGACGCCGACGTCAACGAGGAGTGGTGCTCGGACAAGGACCGCTTCGCCTTCCGCTACGCCATGGGCGAGGACCGCCTGACCCGGCCGATGGTGCGTGACACCGACACGGGCGAGCTGCGCGTGGCCTCCTGGGCCGAGGCGTTCCACGTCGCCGCGAAGGGACTCGAGCGGGCCGGCGCCGTCGGCCTGCTGCCCGGTGGCCGCCTCACGGCCGAGGACGCGCTGGCCTGGTCGGCGTTCGCCCGCATCGGGCTGGGCACCAACGACATCGACTTCCGTGCCCGACCCCACTCCGCGGAGGAGACCGAGTTCCTCGGTTCGGTCGTCGTCGGCCGTCGCGACGTCGACTACGCCGCACTCGAGGGCGCCCGCACCGTCGTGCTCGCGGGGCTGGAGCCCGAGGACGAGGCCGGCCTGATCTTCCTGCGTCTGCGCAAGGCGGCGAAGAAGGGTACGAGCGTCTGGTCGATCTCCTCCCACACCACCCGAGGCATGGAGAAGGCCAGCACCCGCCTGATCCCCACCCGCCCCGGTGACGAGGCCCAGGTGCTCGCCACGCTCGACACCGCCGAGCAGCACGACCAGGTCGTGCTCGACGAGGGTGCCGTCATCCTTGTCGGCGAGCGGCTGGCGGGCGTGCCGGGTGCGCTCTCGGCCGCGGCCGCGCTCGCGGAGCGTACGGGAGCCCGGCTCGCCTGGGTGCCGCGTCGCGCCGGCGACCGTGGGGCGCTCGAGGCAGGCTGCCTGCCCACCCTGCTCCCCGGTGGCCGACCGGTCGGCGACGTCCAGGCGCGGGTCGACGCGGCCGCGGCCTGGGGTGTGGACACGCTCCCCGAGACTCCTGGCCGCGACGGTGAGGCGATCCTCGCCGCGCTGCGCGAGGGTGTGCTCAAGGGCCTGGTCATCGGCGGTGTCGACCCCGTCGACCTCGCCGACCCCGCCGGTGCGCGCGCTGCCATCGACGCCGCCGAGTTCGTGGTGAGCCTCGAGCTGCGCGCCTCGGAGGTCACCGAGCGCGCCGACGTCGTGCTGCCCGTGGCCCCCGTCGCGGAGAAGGCCGGCACCTTCGTCACCTGGGAGGGGCGTACGCGCCCCTTCGACGCCGTGATGGCCAAGCCGTCCGCGATGCCCGACACCCGGGTGCTGGCCGGCATCTCCGAGGAGATGGGCCGCAGCATCGGTTTCCGTACGACCGACCAGGCCCGCACCCGGCTGCTGGACTTCACCGACTGGGACGGCGACCGACTGCCCGCCCCGCGCCACGAGCCGGGAACGGCCCCGCGCGAGACGGTCGTGCTCGCGAGCTGGAAGCAGATGATCGACGACGGACGCATGCAGGACGGCGAGGAGCACCTGCGCGCCACCGCGCGGCGTCCCGTCGCCGTCGTCTCGGCGGCGACGGCGAAGGCCCACGGCCTCGCCGAGGGCGACCCGGTGACGATCACCTCCGACCGTGGCGCGGTGACGCTGCCGGTCCTCCTCGCCCCGGAGGCGGCCGATGACATGGTGTGGGCGCCCGCCCACTCCGGTGGCACCGCCGTGCACAGCACCGTCGGACCGGCAGGCACCCCGGTCCGCCTCGAGAGGAGCACCTCGTGA
- a CDS encoding NADH-quinone oxidoreductase subunit J: protein MIGFWLLAPFMVAAALGVVLVRKAVHSALLLASVMVMLAVMYLTLDAPFLFAIQIIVYTGAILMLFIFVLMLVGVDASDSLVETIPGQRLAAAVLGLVFGASVVIAVSQVGFAAVVGFEDAELGNVEGLASLLFSRYVIAFELTAALLITASVGAMVLAHRERLEPKLTQADRSRQRMRDFAETGASLGAMPSPGVYARHNAVDTPALLPDGTPASASVSASLTARGDMRPAADLADDLEELTREMNHEKTQGTHRARRGGAGGTTEELQ, encoded by the coding sequence ATGATCGGCTTCTGGCTGCTGGCACCGTTCATGGTGGCTGCGGCACTCGGCGTGGTGCTGGTCCGCAAGGCGGTGCACTCCGCGCTGCTGCTCGCCTCGGTCATGGTGATGCTGGCGGTGATGTACCTGACGCTGGACGCGCCCTTCCTGTTCGCGATCCAGATCATCGTCTACACCGGCGCGATCCTGATGCTCTTCATCTTCGTGCTGATGCTCGTGGGCGTGGACGCCTCGGACTCCCTCGTGGAGACGATCCCGGGCCAGCGTCTGGCTGCCGCGGTCCTGGGCCTGGTCTTCGGCGCCTCGGTCGTCATCGCCGTGTCACAGGTCGGCTTCGCTGCCGTCGTGGGCTTCGAGGACGCCGAGCTCGGCAACGTCGAGGGTCTCGCCTCGCTGCTGTTCAGCCGCTACGTCATCGCCTTCGAGCTGACCGCGGCCCTGCTGATCACGGCGTCGGTGGGCGCGATGGTGCTCGCCCACCGCGAGCGTCTCGAGCCCAAGCTCACCCAGGCCGACCGGTCGCGCCAGCGGATGCGCGACTTCGCCGAGACCGGCGCCTCGCTCGGCGCCATGCCGAGTCCCGGCGTCTACGCGCGGCACAACGCGGTCGACACGCCCGCTCTGCTCCCCGACGGCACCCCGGCCAGCGCGTCGGTGTCGGCCTCGCTGACGGCGCGTGGTGACATGCGTCCGGCCGCCGACCTCGCCGACGACCTCGAGGAGCTGACGCGCGAGATGAACCACGAGAAGACCCAGGGCACCCACCGCGCCCGACGCGGTGGCGCCGGCGGCACGACGGAGGAGCTGCAGTGA
- the nuoI gene encoding NADH-quinone oxidoreductase subunit NuoI, with protein MSFFSDLKEQVVDPVAGFGVTFRTMFRKVVTEEYPKEKKPTAPRFHGRHQLNRWPDGLEKCIGCELCAWACPADAIYVEGDSNSEDERFSPGERYGRVYQINYLRCILCGLCIEACPTRALTMTNEYELANDSRKDLIWEKSDLLAPMLPGMEQPPHPMRLGETEKDYYRGTYKEGVEQPATTPGTWSATPGKDAEETFG; from the coding sequence ATGTCGTTCTTCTCAGACCTCAAGGAGCAGGTCGTCGACCCGGTCGCCGGGTTCGGCGTGACGTTCCGGACGATGTTCCGCAAGGTCGTCACCGAGGAGTACCCGAAGGAGAAGAAGCCGACCGCACCGCGGTTCCACGGCCGCCACCAGCTCAACCGGTGGCCCGACGGACTGGAGAAGTGCATCGGCTGCGAGCTCTGCGCCTGGGCCTGCCCGGCCGACGCGATCTACGTCGAGGGCGACTCCAACTCCGAGGACGAGCGCTTCAGCCCCGGTGAGCGGTACGGCCGCGTCTACCAGATCAACTACCTGCGGTGCATCCTGTGCGGACTCTGCATCGAGGCCTGCCCGACGCGCGCGCTGACGATGACCAACGAGTACGAGCTCGCCAACGACAGCCGCAAGGACCTGATCTGGGAGAAGTCCGACCTGCTCGCCCCGATGCTGCCCGGCATGGAGCAGCCGCCGCACCCGATGCGGCTCGGGGAGACCGAGAAGGACTACTACCGCGGCACCTACAAGGAGGGCGTCGAGCAGCCCGCCACGACGCCGGGCACCTGGTCGGCGACGCCGGGCAAGGACGCTGAGGAGACCTTCGGATGA
- the nuoK gene encoding NADH-quinone oxidoreductase subunit NuoK, whose product MSPEPYLVLSALLFSIGAVGVLVRRNAIVVFMCVELMLNATNLALVTFAKVHGNLDGQVGALLIMVVAAAEVVVGLAIIMTIYRTRRSASVDDASLLKY is encoded by the coding sequence GTGAGCCCCGAGCCGTACCTCGTCCTGTCCGCGCTGCTGTTCAGCATCGGCGCGGTGGGCGTGCTGGTGCGCCGCAACGCGATCGTGGTCTTCATGTGCGTCGAGCTGATGCTCAACGCGACGAACCTCGCGCTGGTCACCTTCGCCAAGGTGCACGGCAACCTCGACGGCCAGGTCGGCGCGCTGCTGATCATGGTCGTGGCCGCCGCCGAGGTGGTCGTCGGGCTCGCCATCATCATGACGATCTACCGCACCCGTCGTTCCGCCTCTGTCGACGACGCCAGCCTGCTGAAGTACTGA
- the nuoF gene encoding NADH-quinone oxidoreductase subunit NuoF: protein MTDTLTPVLSANWGDEHPWKIENYEARGGYRAFDKALGMAPDDIIAAVKDSGLRGRGGAGFPTGMKWGFIPKDNPNPKYLVVNADESEPGTCKDTPLMMASPHTLVEGVAISSFAIGANVAFIYVRGEILHVVRRLQQAVAEAYAKGHLGRDIHGTGYDLDVVVHAGAGAYICGEETALLDSLEGRRGQPRLRPPFPAVAGLYACPTVINNVESIASVPAIIANGADWFSGLGTEKSTGFVLYSLSGHVRTPGQFEAPLGITLRELIDLAGGMREGHRLKFWTPGGSSTPILTEEHLDVPLDYEAVGEAGSMLGTRALQIFDETTCVVRAVLRWTEFYKHESCGKCTPCREGTWWLVQTLAQLEKGMGKEEDIDLLLDQCDNILGRSFCALGDGATSPITSAVEYFREEFLEHLRHGGCPFDHHASTLHADPAGLDARREAQIAGASA, encoded by the coding sequence GTGACCGACACCCTGACCCCCGTGCTCAGCGCCAACTGGGGCGACGAGCACCCCTGGAAGATCGAGAACTACGAGGCCCGCGGCGGCTACCGGGCCTTCGACAAGGCGCTCGGCATGGCGCCGGACGACATCATCGCCGCCGTGAAGGACTCCGGTCTGCGCGGCCGGGGCGGTGCGGGCTTCCCCACCGGCATGAAGTGGGGCTTCATCCCCAAGGACAACCCGAACCCGAAGTACCTGGTCGTCAACGCGGACGAGTCCGAGCCGGGCACCTGCAAGGACACCCCGCTGATGATGGCGAGCCCCCACACCCTGGTGGAGGGCGTCGCGATCTCGAGCTTCGCGATCGGCGCCAACGTCGCCTTCATCTACGTGCGCGGCGAGATCCTCCACGTCGTCCGCCGGCTGCAGCAGGCGGTCGCCGAGGCGTACGCGAAGGGCCACCTCGGGCGTGACATCCACGGCACCGGCTACGACCTCGACGTCGTCGTGCACGCCGGCGCCGGGGCGTACATCTGCGGTGAGGAGACGGCACTGCTCGACTCCCTCGAGGGGCGCCGCGGTCAACCGCGACTGCGGCCGCCGTTCCCGGCCGTCGCCGGCCTGTACGCCTGCCCGACCGTCATCAACAACGTCGAGTCGATCGCCAGCGTGCCTGCGATCATCGCCAACGGCGCCGACTGGTTCTCCGGTCTCGGCACCGAGAAGTCCACCGGGTTCGTCCTCTACTCGCTGTCGGGCCACGTGAGGACGCCCGGTCAGTTCGAGGCGCCGCTGGGCATCACCCTGCGCGAGCTCATCGACCTCGCCGGCGGCATGCGCGAAGGTCACCGGCTGAAGTTCTGGACGCCCGGCGGGTCGTCGACGCCGATCCTCACCGAGGAGCACCTCGACGTGCCGCTGGACTACGAGGCCGTCGGCGAGGCGGGCTCGATGCTCGGCACCCGAGCCCTGCAGATCTTCGACGAGACGACCTGCGTCGTCCGTGCGGTGCTGCGGTGGACCGAGTTCTACAAGCACGAGTCGTGCGGCAAGTGCACCCCGTGCCGCGAGGGCACGTGGTGGCTGGTGCAGACCCTCGCCCAGCTCGAGAAGGGCATGGGCAAGGAGGAGGACATCGACCTCCTGCTCGACCAGTGCGACAACATCCTCGGCCGCTCGTTCTGCGCCCTCGGCGACGGGGCGACGAGCCCGATCACCTCGGCGGTGGAGTACTTCCGCGAGGAGTTCCTCGAGCACCTGCGTCACGGCGGGTGCCCCTTCGACCACCACGCGTCCACGCTGCACGCCGACCCCGCGGGGCTCGACGCGCGCCGTGAGGCCCAGATCGCGGGAGCGTCTGCATGA